Genomic segment of Luteolibacter sp. Y139:
CCAGCGTCTGCATGACAACGGCCAGGAAACGGTGAGCTCCACCGCGCTTGCCAAGGCCGCCGGTGTGAAGCCGGCCCAGCTCCGCAAGGATCTCGCCTACTTCGGGCAATTCGGCACCCGCGGGCTCGGTTATCCGGTCGATACCCTGGCGTCCATGATCCGCGACCTGCTCGGTCGCGAGCGTCTCCAGCCGGTGGTGCTGGTCGGTGCGGGTAATCTCGGTTCCGCGCTTCTCCACTACCAAGGCTTCCAGAAGGAGGGTTTCGAAGTGGTCTGTGCTTTCGATGCCGATCCGGAAGGTGCCGTGCGGCGTGGCGTCGCCATCCCGGTGAAATCGGATCAGGAAATCGAGAGTTTCGTTCACTCGGAGGGCGTGAAACTCGCCATCCTCTGCGTCCCGGCAGGCTTCGCCCAAGCGGTCGCCAATCGCCTGGTCGCGGCGGGCATCCAAGGGATCCTGAATTTCTCCCCGGTGGTCCTCGAGGTGCCGGAGGAAGTCGTGGTCAACAACGTGGACCTCGCACTTGAGCTGGAGCACCTCAGCTTCTTCGTGCGTTGAGCGGCGCTAACCTTCGGCCGAGGGATGAAGCCGACTTTTTCCCAAGATAATCCGGAGCCGCTCGTTCCTACCTGTGGCACGCCGTCGCGCGATGCCGCAGAGGGCATGGTGGAAACCCGGGAAGAATTCGTCGAACGCGCGCTGGCCGAGTATGAGTCGCCGCTGGTCGGCTATGCCTACGGGTTCGTCCATGACCTCGAACGCGCGCGCGATATCGTCCAGGACACTTTCATCCGCCTCTGCCAGCAGGACGTGGCCAAGGTGAAGGATGGTCTCAAGACTTGGCTATTCACCGTCTGCCGGAATCGGGCGCTCGATGTCCTCCGCAAGGAGTCCCGCGTCTCTCCCTTAGACGATGACCAGCTCAAGCGCCGTCCCGCGGAAGCTTTTTCACCGGATGAGTCACTCGAACACTCCGAGCGGATCGCCGCGGTGATGCGCTACCTCGACCGACTTTCCGAAAACCAGCGCACCGTCATCCTGATGAAATTCCGTGACGGGCTCAGTTACAATGAAATCTGCGAGACCACCGGTCTCAGCAGCGGCAATGTTGGCTTCCTGATCCACGCGGGCCTCAAGCGGCTGCGCGAACTCCTTCCCTCTGAATTCCTCGAACGATGAATCTTCATCCCGATGATCCGCGGCTGAGCGCCTGGGTGCTCGGCGAACTTCCTGCCGACGAGGCCGAAGAAGTCTCCCGCGCCGTAGCCGCCGATCCGGCATTGCAAGCGGCTGCCGATGAACTGCGAGGGGTCAGCGATTTCCTCAATGGCACCTTCTCCGCTCCCGCCCTGCGACCAGAGCAGCGCGAGGCGGTTCGACGGGCCGGCCGGACCACCGTGGTCCAGTTCCCGGTTCGCAAGAAGGCGGCCCGGCCGTGGCCGGCGCTGTTCGCGGCTGCCGCGGCGATCGCTTTTGGCGTCTTCGTTTTCTCCCGTCCCGATAAGGGCACGGATTCCGAAGTGGTGCAGCGCCCACAGCTTGCGCCCGCAACTCCTCCGACCGTTCGTCCTCACGCTCCCGGAAGTGGGGATGGCACTACCAACTCCCGCCATGTTCATGGCACGGACGGCGGGCCGGATTCGGCCTTGGCCGACTTCTCGAACGTGAAGCTTCCCGAGGCAGCCAAGATGCCAGCCATCACACCGGGACAGGGAGCGACTGGACTCGAGCTGCCACTGGTGGTGGGTCGCTCCAGCTACGGCTGGGTGCGCGGCTGGATTGAGGAGAAGAACCAGCTTCCGCCGAAGGAGGTCGTTCGTATCGAGGAGCTTGCCAATGCTTTCCCGCTTCCTCCGGAAGAGGAAACCCGGTCCTTTGGCGGGCTGCGGGTTGCCTGTGTTTCGATGGCTTCGCTGTGGTCGGGGCCGGGACGCTTGGTCGGTGTCCAGATCGCCAATGAATCCGACAAGGCGCTGCGCGTGTCGTGGGCCTTCCGTCCGGCTCCGGGTTCACGAGATGGCGGCGTGCGTGTGCTCGCCTCGACGGGTGGGAATGCTTCCGTGCCCTCAACCCTTCCTGCTGGTGACCGGACGCTGGTCCTGATCGAGCTCGGCTCCGCTGCGGGCGAGGCTGGCGACCTGGTGGTTTCCGCTGATGGCCTGACCCGGCGTATTCCTGCCGTGGAGACGAAAGCTCCCGGGCTCAAGCAAGCCGCACTCGTCGCCGCTTTCGGCATCTGGCTGCGCGGGGAGGGGATCAACGATGCCCGTCTGCGAGAGATCCTCGTCGCCGCTGGCGAGAATCCCGATCCCCGCGCCAAGGAAGTCCGGCAGTTGGTCGGCCGCGCCCTCGACATCGCCGCAGCCGGACGTTGACGGTCACGCGCCGTCCGCCTTGAGTCGCGGCGTGTCCCGCCTCAGCATTCCCGAATACGCGATGGCGTTGGCCCACGTGGCCAGCATGCGCTCGGAAGATCCCTACCGGAAGGTAGGGGCTGCGGCGCTCGACTTCGACAACCGGGTGATCGGCACCGCTTACAACGGGCTCGCCCCGGGCTTCAATGCGCCGGCGGACTTCTGGGATGATCGCGAGGGGCGGCAGAAATTCATGCTGCACGCCGAGGTCAACCTCTGCAGCCTCTTCCGCCGGGGCGAGGCCAAGATCGTGGCGACCACCACCATGCCGTGCACGGCATGCATGCAGACGCTCTGCGCCTACGGCATCAAGGAGATCTACTACCGGGACATCTATCAGGCCTCCGACGCGCCGGAGATCGCACGTCTCTACGGCGTGAAGCTCGAGCGGGTCGAGTTCACGCCATTCGAAGGCATGGCCGAGCCGGTCTAGGACCCTTGTCCGGTGATTACTCGCCTTCCGCGCCCTTCTCGAGATCGCCGCCGAAGAAGCCCTTGATATAGCCAAACTCGACCA
This window contains:
- a CDS encoding redox-sensing transcriptional repressor Rex — translated: MEKIDIPKKAIYRLSIYHRCLQRLHDNGQETVSSTALAKAAGVKPAQLRKDLAYFGQFGTRGLGYPVDTLASMIRDLLGRERLQPVVLVGAGNLGSALLHYQGFQKEGFEVVCAFDADPEGAVRRGVAIPVKSDQEIESFVHSEGVKLAILCVPAGFAQAVANRLVAAGIQGILNFSPVVLEVPEEVVVNNVDLALELEHLSFFVR
- a CDS encoding RNA polymerase sigma factor; the encoded protein is MKPTFSQDNPEPLVPTCGTPSRDAAEGMVETREEFVERALAEYESPLVGYAYGFVHDLERARDIVQDTFIRLCQQDVAKVKDGLKTWLFTVCRNRALDVLRKESRVSPLDDDQLKRRPAEAFSPDESLEHSERIAAVMRYLDRLSENQRTVILMKFRDGLSYNEICETTGLSSGNVGFLIHAGLKRLRELLPSEFLER
- a CDS encoding deoxycytidylate deaminase; translated protein: MSRLSIPEYAMALAHVASMRSEDPYRKVGAAALDFDNRVIGTAYNGLAPGFNAPADFWDDREGRQKFMLHAEVNLCSLFRRGEAKIVATTTMPCTACMQTLCAYGIKEIYYRDIYQASDAPEIARLYGVKLERVEFTPFEGMAEPV